From Permianibacter aggregans, a single genomic window includes:
- a CDS encoding hemolysin family protein encodes MSTDLWALLFAIFLVFLNGFFVAAEFSLVKLRETRVKAIVRHHGWRGRMLARVHSQLDAYLSACQLGITLASLGLGWIGEPAFAHLLEPVFEWFNIGDEKIVTGVSFAFAFLTISYLHIVVGELAPKSMAIRTAETVGLWTAPPLWAFYWLMFPLIYVLNASANAILRRFGLTDAAHLEGHFTGEELRLVLRSSPSDDQFNEDEWKILSKALDFRKLTVRDLMRPFNEAVVLHQEDSFEKSLQTIVTYRYSRYPLLDQDGKLAGVVYLKDVLVALQRGQTVTDLKRLARPAITATPEMLANELFRKFQAGAPHFAVVSYLDGEPQGFITVDNLLNAIVGEIRDEYQRSPQDWIHLDDGSLLGKGSLPLYTLERELGIDIPSERAETIAGLVLWKLGDFPQEGATIEFEKFDVQVKKLRAGKIATVRVLPKEEVLE; translated from the coding sequence ATGTCTACCGACCTTTGGGCCTTACTTTTTGCCATTTTCCTGGTTTTTCTTAACGGTTTTTTTGTCGCAGCCGAATTCAGTCTGGTCAAATTGCGCGAAACCCGCGTCAAGGCCATTGTGCGCCATCATGGTTGGCGCGGGCGCATGTTGGCGCGAGTTCATAGTCAGCTAGATGCTTACCTTTCTGCCTGCCAGCTCGGCATCACGCTCGCCTCACTCGGCCTTGGCTGGATCGGTGAACCGGCGTTCGCGCATTTGTTGGAGCCGGTATTCGAATGGTTCAATATTGGCGATGAAAAAATCGTTACCGGTGTTTCGTTCGCGTTCGCGTTTCTGACCATTTCCTATCTGCATATTGTCGTCGGTGAGCTGGCACCAAAATCAATGGCCATTCGCACCGCCGAAACCGTTGGTTTGTGGACGGCGCCGCCACTTTGGGCGTTTTACTGGTTGATGTTCCCGCTGATTTACGTGCTGAATGCCAGCGCCAACGCCATCTTGCGTCGCTTTGGTTTGACCGATGCCGCACATCTGGAAGGGCATTTCACCGGCGAGGAATTGCGCCTGGTGTTGCGCAGTTCACCGAGTGACGATCAATTCAATGAAGACGAATGGAAAATCCTGTCGAAGGCGCTCGATTTTCGCAAACTGACCGTGCGCGATTTGATGCGACCATTCAACGAAGCGGTGGTGTTGCATCAGGAAGACAGCTTCGAGAAAAGCCTGCAAACGATTGTGACCTATCGCTACAGCCGTTATCCGCTGCTGGATCAGGATGGCAAGCTGGCCGGCGTCGTTTACCTGAAAGACGTGCTGGTTGCGTTGCAACGTGGGCAAACCGTTACCGATTTAAAACGTCTCGCCCGTCCAGCCATTACCGCAACACCGGAAATGCTCGCCAATGAGTTGTTCCGCAAGTTTCAGGCTGGCGCGCCACACTTTGCTGTCGTCTCTTACTTAGATGGTGAGCCGCAAGGCTTTATCACCGTCGACAATTTATTGAACGCCATTGTTGGTGAAATTCGCGACGAGTATCAGCGCTCACCACAAGACTGGATTCATCTCGACGACGGCTCCTTGCTCGGTAAAGGATCACTGCCGCTGTACACATTAGAGCGCGAACTCGGCATTGATATTCCTTCCGAACGCGCCGAAACCATTGCAGGCCTCGTGCTCTGGAAACTCGGCGACTTTCCACAGGAAGGCGCCACGATTGAATTCGAGAAATTCGATGTACAAGTGAAAAAATTGCGCGCCGGCAAAATCGCCACCGTGCGGGTATTACCAAAAGAAGAAGTATTGGAGTAG
- a CDS encoding ExeM/NucH family extracellular endonuclease codes for MSFSLRPLSIAMLVLGAHTTLASDLIISEYVEGSSNNKAIELYNPTNNTIDLSAYQLKYYFNGNTNAGTTISLSGTVEAGKTHVIVQSQAAAELIALANQTNGSSWFNGDDAIVLLNNGTVIDSLGQIGVDPGSSWSENGVSTIDATLRRNGVLTDIDASDAFSPAQQWLAFPNNSFDDLGRFNSDDTPEQPQLGQCGENHSLPHQIQGNGVQSPVLGETAVIEAVITGDFRGSNKLRGVYVQSPNSEHDADESSSEALFVYDPSGLISAPVGARIRVLATAGEYSGQTQLTQVQGWIDCGVGASIEAVALTLPLTDGATLERYEGMLVRASESMTVSDTYNLARYGEIALAFGGPLWQPTEVVAPGIDAQQLQQQNSARRLLLDDGSSQQNPAVIAYPAPRLTYDNSLRVGDEVRPFTAVLNEAFGAYRLQPVETPVFDKLNLRDVAPMRHLDTTVRVASFNVLNYFNGDGLGGGFPTPRGANTPEEFDRQRQKIANAITELNADIVGLMEIENDGDDTNSALQDLVNALNERANDGATWQPVQTGLLGTDQIRVALIYRADRVMPYGAPERIDTGVFATGNRVPLLQRFAQSESAQVVSVVVNHFKSKGSCPSNSSDLNADQGDGQSCWNALRTEAANALSAWLSARSQHERIVLIGDFNAYSMEDPMTALAANGYTRLGEVNGHSYVFDGQLGSLDHGVANARLLPEVLASKHWSINADEPRALDYNMEFKTVEQQLEWYGNSAYRSSDHDPLIVDIGARTFSQSVKKPNWQVLFARGETVISYNVTAEQSVNAMALQAQLLHSRPQLLSFALRAPDGSETPLAFEFERGSFHQLNLQQLIGDKAAKGEWKLIIRSAKPHLGLLLASELKLD; via the coding sequence ATGTCATTCTCATTACGCCCACTCAGCATCGCGATGCTGGTGCTCGGCGCCCACACAACACTTGCTTCAGACTTAATCATCAGTGAATACGTCGAAGGCAGCAGCAACAACAAAGCCATCGAGCTGTATAACCCGACGAACAACACCATTGATCTGTCTGCCTATCAGCTGAAGTATTACTTCAACGGCAACACCAATGCCGGCACCACAATCAGCCTGAGCGGCACCGTTGAAGCCGGCAAGACACACGTTATCGTGCAATCGCAAGCTGCTGCCGAGTTGATTGCGCTGGCCAATCAAACCAATGGTTCCAGCTGGTTCAACGGTGACGATGCCATCGTGCTGTTGAACAATGGCACGGTTATCGACTCGCTTGGTCAAATTGGCGTTGATCCCGGCTCATCCTGGTCAGAAAATGGCGTGTCGACCATCGACGCCACACTGCGCCGCAATGGTGTGTTAACCGATATTGATGCTTCAGATGCGTTCTCACCAGCGCAGCAATGGCTGGCTTTCCCGAACAATAGTTTCGATGATCTTGGCCGCTTCAATAGCGACGACACACCAGAGCAACCACAACTCGGTCAGTGCGGCGAAAATCATTCGTTACCACACCAGATCCAGGGCAATGGCGTGCAGTCGCCCGTGCTCGGTGAAACGGCCGTTATCGAAGCGGTAATCACCGGTGATTTCCGTGGCAGCAACAAACTCCGTGGCGTTTATGTGCAGTCACCGAATAGTGAGCACGATGCCGATGAAAGCAGCTCGGAAGCGCTGTTTGTTTACGATCCGTCCGGTTTGATTTCGGCACCGGTCGGCGCGCGCATTCGCGTGCTGGCGACCGCCGGCGAATACAGCGGTCAAACTCAGTTGACGCAAGTGCAGGGCTGGATCGATTGCGGCGTTGGCGCCAGCATCGAAGCCGTGGCGCTGACGTTGCCCTTGACCGATGGCGCAACACTGGAGCGTTATGAAGGCATGCTGGTACGCGCCAGCGAATCGATGACCGTCAGCGATACTTACAACCTCGCACGCTATGGTGAAATCGCCTTGGCGTTTGGCGGTCCGCTGTGGCAACCCACCGAAGTCGTTGCCCCCGGTATTGACGCGCAACAATTGCAACAGCAGAACAGTGCTCGCCGTTTGCTGCTCGATGATGGTAGCTCGCAGCAAAACCCGGCCGTTATCGCTTACCCGGCACCACGTCTTACCTACGACAACAGCTTGCGCGTCGGTGATGAAGTGCGTCCGTTTACGGCCGTGCTGAACGAGGCCTTCGGTGCTTACCGTTTGCAGCCAGTCGAAACGCCGGTGTTCGATAAGCTGAACCTGCGCGACGTAGCACCGATGCGTCATCTCGATACCACCGTTCGGGTCGCCAGCTTCAACGTGCTGAACTACTTCAACGGTGATGGTCTCGGCGGTGGCTTCCCGACTCCACGCGGCGCGAACACGCCAGAAGAGTTTGATCGTCAGCGCCAAAAAATTGCCAACGCGATTACCGAACTCAATGCCGACATCGTTGGCTTGATGGAAATCGAAAATGACGGTGATGACACCAACAGCGCATTGCAGGATCTGGTCAATGCCCTGAATGAGCGCGCCAACGACGGTGCTACTTGGCAGCCGGTGCAAACCGGTTTACTCGGCACTGATCAAATTCGCGTCGCGCTGATCTACCGTGCGGATCGTGTCATGCCCTACGGTGCGCCAGAACGTATCGATACCGGTGTATTTGCCACCGGCAATCGCGTGCCATTGCTGCAACGTTTTGCCCAAAGCGAATCGGCGCAAGTGGTCTCGGTTGTCGTCAATCATTTCAAATCGAAAGGCAGTTGCCCCAGCAACAGCAGCGATCTGAACGCTGATCAAGGCGATGGCCAAAGCTGCTGGAACGCGCTGCGCACCGAAGCGGCCAATGCCTTGAGTGCTTGGTTGAGCGCGCGCAGCCAGCATGAACGCATCGTATTGATTGGTGATTTCAACGCCTACAGCATGGAAGACCCAATGACCGCATTGGCTGCCAATGGCTACACCCGTCTGGGTGAAGTCAACGGCCATTCCTATGTGTTCGATGGTCAACTCGGTAGTCTTGATCATGGTGTAGCGAATGCTCGTTTGCTTCCGGAAGTGCTGGCCTCAAAACATTGGTCCATCAATGCCGATGAACCGCGCGCACTCGACTACAACATGGAGTTCAAAACCGTTGAGCAGCAGTTGGAGTGGTACGGTAACAGCGCCTATCGTTCGTCCGACCATGATCCATTGATCGTCGATATCGGTGCCCGCACGTTCTCGCAAAGCGTGAAAAAGCCGAACTGGCAAGTGCTGTTCGCGCGTGGTGAAACGGTCATCAGTTACAACGTCACCGCGGAACAATCGGTCAACGCCATGGCCTTGCAAGCGCAACTGTTGCACTCACGTCCGCAATTACTGAGCTTTGCTTTGCGCGCCCCGGATGGCAGCGAAACACCGCTGGCATTTGAATTCGAGCGCGGCAGCTTCCATCAGTTGAACTTGCAACAGCTAATCGGCGACAAAGCCGCTAAAGGCGAGTGGAAGCTGATTATTCGCTCCGCCAAACCACACTTGGGTTTGTTGCTCGCCAGCGAGCTGAAACTTGATTGA
- a CDS encoding RidA family protein: protein MSKSITRVNPATLPNSREMGYSQISIVEPGRMAYISGHVAWQANGEPVPSDLTEQMKLVAKNARSALEAIGAKPEDVVLARVYMVDLTPERLEQLMPEFLATFDGAQPCVTGVGVAALAAPDLQVEMELVVRLPN from the coding sequence ATGTCCAAATCCATTACTCGCGTAAATCCCGCAACGCTGCCGAATAGCCGTGAAATGGGATACTCGCAAATATCCATCGTTGAGCCGGGTCGTATGGCTTATATCTCTGGTCACGTGGCCTGGCAGGCAAATGGCGAGCCGGTGCCTAGCGATTTGACCGAACAGATGAAGCTGGTTGCCAAGAATGCGCGTTCGGCGCTGGAGGCAATTGGCGCCAAGCCGGAAGATGTGGTGCTGGCGCGTGTTTACATGGTTGATCTGACTCCTGAGCGCCTGGAGCAGTTAATGCCAGAATTCCTCGCGACATTTGATGGCGCGCAGCCTTGTGTCACAGGTGTTGGCGTAGCGGCATTAGCAGCGCCCGACTTGCAGGTGGAAATGGAGCTGGTTGTGCGGCTACCCAATTAA
- a CDS encoding phosphopantetheine adenylyltransferase: MLERTIFVLLIAVGLVNVLPVVGVLSASILADAYGIAAPEGDLLILMRHRALLFGIVGGIILTAAFRRHLQPTAIIVGLVSMLGFIVLAVISNEFGTKIQNIVMVDTIASLTLVTVALLRIKKTIRN, encoded by the coding sequence GTGCTGGAGCGCACCATCTTCGTCTTGTTGATCGCGGTCGGCTTGGTGAATGTTTTACCGGTCGTCGGCGTGCTTTCTGCCAGTATCCTGGCTGATGCTTATGGTATTGCCGCACCTGAAGGCGATCTGTTGATTCTTATGCGCCATCGTGCGCTATTGTTCGGTATTGTTGGTGGCATCATTCTCACCGCTGCGTTCCGACGCCATTTGCAACCAACCGCTATCATTGTTGGCCTGGTCAGTATGCTTGGCTTCATTGTACTGGCGGTTATCAGCAACGAGTTCGGAACCAAGATTCAGAACATCGTAATGGTGGATACGATCGCATCATTGACACTTGTGACCGTTGCACTTCTGCGTATAAAGAAGACAATTCGTAACTAG
- a CDS encoding DUF1801 domain-containing protein: protein MAENKTKPTEESVEAYIASRANEQQAADCRQLMALFKKLTKQPPRMWGPSIVGYGAYRYTYESGRTGEAPLAGFAIRGRELVVYLDCEEQATTSLSTLGKHRMTKSCLYFKQLADLDFSVLEKLVIQSIEAVKRRYG, encoded by the coding sequence ATGGCCGAGAACAAAACAAAACCGACTGAGGAAAGTGTGGAAGCCTACATCGCCTCACGTGCCAACGAGCAGCAGGCAGCGGACTGCCGACAGCTGATGGCGCTATTCAAGAAGCTCACAAAGCAGCCGCCTAGAATGTGGGGCCCTAGTATTGTTGGCTACGGCGCATACCGATATACCTATGAAAGCGGCCGAACGGGCGAAGCACCACTCGCCGGCTTTGCCATTCGTGGTCGAGAGTTGGTGGTGTATCTGGATTGTGAGGAACAAGCAACAACCTCGCTTTCGACACTCGGCAAACATCGGATGACCAAATCTTGTCTTTACTTTAAGCAGCTTGCTGACTTGGATTTCTCTGTGCTCGAAAAGCTGGTAATTCAGTCGATTGAAGCGGTAAAGCGGCGCTATGGTTAG
- a CDS encoding nuclear transport factor 2 family protein — translation MSGFIKLWLSLSMLFGSFPCFTSEISEASLRAADAEQMRIIVEGDATAQNTFMHDNYILNGPSNRVLRKPVLVEMLAAGKMASEHFERTIEGTAITGNIGIVMGSEMVQPSANSALGEKFGNRALARRFTNVFIFEHGAWRFLARQASVVEQASK, via the coding sequence ATGTCTGGTTTCATAAAGTTGTGGCTTTCGCTGTCCATGCTGTTCGGTTCATTCCCATGTTTCACCTCGGAGATTTCAGAGGCATCACTACGTGCAGCCGATGCTGAACAAATGCGTATCATCGTCGAGGGTGATGCGACAGCACAGAATACTTTTATGCATGACAACTATATTCTCAACGGCCCCTCAAATCGCGTGCTAAGAAAACCGGTATTGGTGGAGATGCTTGCAGCCGGGAAAATGGCCAGTGAACATTTTGAGAGAACGATAGAGGGAACGGCCATTACCGGCAACATTGGAATCGTGATGGGTAGCGAGATGGTTCAGCCTAGCGCCAATAGTGCTTTAGGAGAGAAGTTTGGCAACAGGGCGCTCGCACGCCGGTTCACTAACGTTTTCATTTTTGAGCATGGCGCTTGGCGATTCCTGGCTCGCCAAGCCAGTGTCGTAGAGCAGGCTAGCAAGTGA
- a CDS encoding YciI family protein: MPRYLISFDDGSMDHIPGEDLPIVSEESHRVVHEAKAAGVWIFGAGVQRQQATIVSTDGTTTAGPKPETKPVIGGFSIIEVASRQEALMWAARIAAACRCAQEVREIMFDPES, from the coding sequence ATGCCTCGCTACCTGATTTCATTTGATGACGGCTCAATGGACCATATTCCTGGTGAAGATTTACCAATCGTGAGTGAAGAATCACACAGAGTCGTTCACGAGGCGAAAGCGGCAGGCGTCTGGATTTTTGGTGCCGGCGTTCAACGCCAGCAAGCGACAATAGTTTCGACAGACGGCACCACGACGGCTGGGCCAAAACCCGAGACGAAACCGGTTATTGGCGGATTCTCGATCATTGAGGTGGCCTCGCGTCAGGAGGCACTAATGTGGGCCGCCAGGATTGCGGCGGCATGTCGTTGCGCACAGGAAGTTCGCGAGATTATGTTCGATCCTGAATCTTGA
- a CDS encoding VOC family protein — MNKVTPFLMFNDQLEAAIEFYTKTFPNSEVRKVARTGTDGPISSAEFVVGGQAFMGYNGGSYFSFSEGVSLYVDCANQDEVDEYWDKLVKAGATPTACGWIKDPFGLSWQIVPRRFTELISDKDPKKVKAVMEAMMKMVKLDVAALEKAYNEA, encoded by the coding sequence ATGAACAAGGTAACTCCATTCCTGATGTTCAACGACCAGCTCGAAGCGGCTATCGAGTTTTACACCAAGACGTTTCCAAATTCCGAAGTTCGCAAAGTTGCCCGCACGGGTACGGACGGTCCCATCAGCTCCGCCGAGTTTGTCGTGGGCGGCCAAGCTTTCATGGGCTACAACGGCGGCTCCTACTTCAGCTTTTCTGAGGGCGTCTCGCTTTATGTGGACTGCGCGAATCAGGATGAAGTGGATGAATATTGGGACAAGCTCGTGAAGGCAGGAGCGACGCCTACGGCTTGCGGTTGGATCAAAGACCCTTTTGGGCTTTCTTGGCAAATTGTCCCGAGGCGATTTACTGAGCTCATCAGTGATAAAGACCCCAAAAAGGTAAAAGCAGTGATGGAAGCCATGATGAAGATGGTGAAGCTCGACGTGGCTGCGCTTGAGAAAGCCTACAACGAGGCGTAG
- a CDS encoding GNAT family N-acetyltransferase: MAVIHGYLSQSYWAKDIPLATLQRALQNSLCFGVFTDSGEQVGFARMITDRATFAYLADVFILDAYRGKGLSKWLMQTLTEHPDLQGLRRSVLATRDAHGLYRQFGYTALNKPETFMECWQPDVYQAR, translated from the coding sequence ATGGCCGTCATCCACGGCTATTTGAGTCAAAGTTACTGGGCCAAAGACATTCCCCTCGCCACCCTGCAACGCGCTTTGCAAAACTCACTGTGCTTTGGCGTGTTTACCGATAGCGGCGAGCAAGTCGGCTTCGCAAGAATGATCACCGACCGCGCCACCTTTGCCTACCTCGCCGACGTATTCATTCTCGATGCCTATCGAGGCAAAGGCTTAAGCAAATGGCTAATGCAAACCCTCACCGAACACCCAGACCTACAAGGCCTGCGCCGCTCGGTGCTAGCCACCCGCGATGCCCACGGGCTCTACCGCCAGTTCGGCTATACCGCCTTGAATAAGCCGGAAACATTTATGGAATGCTGGCAACCGGATGTTTACCAAGCGCGCTGA
- a CDS encoding aspartate/glutamate racemase family protein, producing MKTIGLIGGMSWESTLPYYRYLNELVRETLGGLHSAKIILYSVDFAEIEQLQRTGDWQTAGQQLRDIAEKLVAAGAELLVIGTNTMHKVADQVAEGLPIPLLHIADATAERIKAAGLQTIGLLGTRFTMEQDFYRGRLQQHGLHVIVPDADARNDIHRVIYEELCKGQIVEASRQRFQQVVVQLIEQGAEGIIFGCTEIGLLLSAKDCPVPSFDTTRIHAEYTVEAALRR from the coding sequence GTGAAAACCATTGGTCTGATTGGCGGCATGAGCTGGGAGTCAACGTTACCGTATTACCGCTACCTGAATGAACTGGTTCGCGAAACACTCGGCGGCCTGCACTCAGCGAAAATCATTCTGTACAGCGTCGACTTTGCGGAAATCGAGCAACTGCAACGCACTGGCGACTGGCAAACCGCTGGTCAGCAGTTGCGGGACATCGCCGAGAAACTGGTAGCCGCTGGCGCCGAGTTATTGGTCATTGGCACCAACACCATGCATAAGGTTGCTGACCAAGTCGCCGAAGGCTTACCCATACCATTACTGCATATCGCCGACGCCACCGCCGAACGCATCAAAGCTGCCGGCCTGCAAACCATCGGCTTGCTCGGCACTCGCTTCACAATGGAACAGGACTTTTATCGCGGCCGGTTGCAACAGCATGGCTTGCACGTCATCGTGCCGGACGCCGATGCGCGTAACGACATTCACCGCGTGATTTACGAAGAGCTATGCAAAGGCCAAATTGTCGAGGCATCGCGACAACGCTTTCAGCAAGTCGTGGTCCAGTTGATCGAACAAGGCGCCGAAGGCATTATTTTTGGCTGCACAGAGATCGGCTTGTTGCTGAGTGCTAAAGACTGCCCGGTTCCAAGCTTCGATACCACCCGGATTCACGCCGAGTACACCGTCGAGGCGGCACTACGCCGTTAA
- a CDS encoding DMT family transporter codes for MQAWLTLGCAILLEIAGTISMKLSYGFTRLWPSILIFVFYSASFVALTFAIKRIEVSVVYAVWSAVGTAAVATIGMWYFQETVNVIKIASIVLIIIGMIGVNLGQALD; via the coding sequence ATGCAAGCCTGGCTCACTCTTGGTTGCGCGATCCTGCTGGAAATCGCCGGCACCATTTCAATGAAACTCTCTTATGGCTTCACTCGATTGTGGCCTTCCATCCTGATATTCGTGTTCTATTCGGCGTCGTTCGTTGCGCTGACATTTGCGATCAAGCGCATTGAAGTCAGTGTCGTTTATGCCGTGTGGTCGGCGGTGGGCACGGCTGCCGTCGCTACTATCGGCATGTGGTATTTTCAGGAAACAGTGAATGTCATAAAAATTGCCAGTATCGTCTTGATCATCATTGGGATGATTGGGGTAAATTTGGGCCAGGCTTTAGATTAA
- a CDS encoding GlsB/YeaQ/YmgE family stress response membrane protein yields MDIINLLIFLLVGAIAGWLAGLMVKGRGFGIIGNIVIGVIGAVLGGFLFGLLGITTGGLLGAIVMATIGAAALLYIISLLKKV; encoded by the coding sequence ATGGACATCATCAATCTTCTGATCTTTCTGTTGGTTGGTGCGATTGCCGGCTGGCTGGCCGGCTTGATGGTAAAAGGCCGGGGCTTTGGTATTATTGGCAATATCGTCATTGGCGTGATCGGCGCCGTGCTTGGCGGTTTTCTGTTTGGGCTTTTGGGCATCACCACCGGCGGATTGCTCGGCGCGATTGTCATGGCGACGATTGGCGCCGCGGCGCTGCTGTATATCATTAGTCTGTTGAAAAAAGTTTGA
- a CDS encoding cupin domain-containing protein, which yields MAGKYPDRIRQLEPYDGRFDAYRLQASGAEVLFASYPAGTSIPAHRHDTDNYGVIIRGELILMMNGDTQHFGVGDWYHVPAGAEHAARFELETDEIEFWFVADKTN from the coding sequence ATGGCAGGAAAATATCCTGATCGCATTCGTCAACTCGAACCCTACGATGGCCGGTTCGATGCTTACCGTCTGCAAGCCTCCGGCGCTGAAGTGTTGTTCGCTTCCTACCCAGCCGGCACGTCCATTCCTGCGCATCGGCATGACACCGACAACTACGGTGTGATTATTCGCGGTGAGTTGATTCTGATGATGAATGGCGACACCCAGCATTTCGGTGTTGGTGACTGGTATCACGTACCAGCCGGCGCCGAGCATGCGGCCCGCTTTGAGTTGGAAACCGACGAGATCGAGTTCTGGTTTGTCGCCGACAAAACAAATTGA
- a CDS encoding glyoxalase superfamily protein — translation MNLHHVTPILRIFDEAVAISFYVDFLGFRIDWEHRFEPDLPLYMQVSRDDCRLHLSGHHGDCSPGASLRIATEDIDALQKELIAKRHKHARPGVQEMPWGSRDMTVTDPFGNRLTFTELIDE, via the coding sequence ATGAACTTACACCACGTCACACCAATACTCCGAATTTTCGATGAAGCCGTCGCGATATCGTTTTACGTCGATTTTCTTGGCTTCCGTATCGATTGGGAGCACCGTTTTGAGCCTGACTTGCCGTTGTACATGCAGGTTTCGCGTGACGACTGCCGTTTGCATTTGAGTGGCCACCACGGTGATTGCAGTCCAGGTGCGTCCTTACGCATAGCGACGGAAGACATCGACGCGTTGCAAAAAGAGCTCATTGCCAAACGACACAAACACGCCAGACCTGGCGTACAGGAAATGCCATGGGGTTCGCGTGATATGACAGTGACCGACCCCTTCGGCAACCGCCTGACGTTTACCGAACTCATCGACGAGTAA
- a CDS encoding VOC family protein — protein MLISLDHVIVPARDRRVSAQRLATILGVPWGDANIGPFTAVYVSDSLTLDFDQWPEPIPVMHYRFHVSDDTFDAMLQRLQAENIAFRSTPHGVTDRQVNHHGGGRLLYWNEPDGHVWEILTKSYARQHTNSVR, from the coding sequence ATGTTGATATCGCTGGATCATGTGATCGTTCCCGCTCGCGATCGCCGAGTATCCGCCCAGCGCTTGGCGACGATTCTCGGCGTACCATGGGGCGATGCGAATATCGGGCCGTTTACGGCCGTGTACGTCAGCGATTCCCTGACACTGGACTTCGACCAGTGGCCGGAACCGATACCGGTAATGCACTACCGCTTTCACGTTTCCGATGACACTTTCGATGCCATGTTGCAACGACTCCAGGCTGAAAATATCGCGTTCCGAAGTACGCCGCACGGCGTTACCGATCGGCAGGTAAACCATCATGGTGGTGGCCGTTTGCTCTATTGGAACGAACCAGACGGACACGTTTGGGAAATACTGACCAAAAGCTATGCGCGTCAACACACCAACTCAGTCCGCTAA
- a CDS encoding VOC family protein has translation MFDHLSTYVTDYSATKRFYTEVLSVLGYGLQMEFVAEWNKEFPTQHMCAFGPSGKPAFWIIEVKTPYTPRHIEFAATNRSMVAQFHERGLENGGKDNGAPGLRPMYHEHYFGAFLLDQDGNNIEAVCHQPES, from the coding sequence ATGTTTGATCACCTGAGCACTTACGTTACTGATTACTCCGCCACCAAACGCTTTTACACAGAAGTGCTCAGTGTGCTGGGTTATGGCTTGCAGATGGAATTTGTTGCGGAATGGAATAAGGAATTCCCGACGCAACACATGTGCGCGTTCGGCCCATCCGGTAAGCCGGCGTTTTGGATCATCGAGGTCAAAACGCCCTACACGCCAAGGCATATCGAGTTCGCAGCCACGAATCGCTCAATGGTTGCGCAGTTTCACGAGCGCGGCCTGGAAAACGGAGGCAAAGACAACGGCGCACCGGGATTGCGACCGATGTATCACGAGCATTATTTCGGCGCATTTCTGTTGGACCAGGATGGCAATAATATTGAGGCGGTTTGCCACCAGCCTGAGTCTTGA
- a CDS encoding cupin domain-containing protein yields MSKPTPPRQGIFLAPGQGRFYSMGSMQAVFKADLAETAQQYSISEWWLDPHSKGPGAHSHPEDDIFFVIEGVMSFLMDEQWLDAPQGSFILVPGGVVHDFENRSDRRAGALNITTPGGFEQHMPDIVQWFKDHPLGEA; encoded by the coding sequence ATGAGCAAACCAACTCCGCCCCGTCAGGGCATTTTTCTGGCGCCAGGCCAAGGGCGATTCTACTCAATGGGCAGCATGCAGGCGGTGTTCAAAGCTGACTTGGCCGAAACAGCGCAGCAGTATTCCATTTCCGAATGGTGGCTGGACCCGCACAGCAAAGGCCCTGGTGCTCACTCGCATCCGGAAGACGATATCTTTTTTGTTATTGAAGGCGTCATGAGCTTTTTGATGGATGAGCAATGGCTCGACGCACCGCAAGGCTCATTCATTTTGGTGCCGGGTGGTGTCGTGCATGATTTTGAGAATCGTAGCGACCGCCGAGCCGGCGCACTGAACATCACCACGCCCGGCGGATTTGAACAACACATGCCCGACATCGTGCAATGGTTCAAGGACCATCCGCTTGGGGAAGCATGA